GCCGGCTTCGACGTGCCAACCGGCTACATCTACTCGGTGGCCGAACGGCGCCGACACGCCGTATCCATCGACGCCGACCTGCTCGACCGGGTCGTGGCCGCGACCGCGGCCGTACGCCGGCTGCTGGACACCCCGGCATTGCCTGCGGCACGCAACGACGCCCGCTGCCGGCAATGCTCGCTGCGCGAGGACTGCCTGCCCGAGCTGACCGACGGCCGGTGGCAGGCCATACCCGATCTGTTGACCCCACGACCATTGGGACAGTGGCGTGACTGAGCTGCTCAACACCCTCTACGTGCAAACCCCCGGCACCAGCCTGCACCTCGATGGCGACACCGTCCGGGTGTACCACCCCGACCAGCCCGGACGCAGGCTGCTGCCGCTAGTCCGGCTCGACCACCTGGTCCTGTTCAGCGGTGTGACACCCAGCGACGACCTGCTGCTGCGATGCGCCGACGATGGCCGCTCGGTCAGCTGGCTCACCGGTAGCGGACGGTTCCGGGCCGGCCTGGTCGGCCCCACCCACGGCAATCCGCTGCTTCGCCAAGCCCAGCACCGGACCGCCGACTCCCCAGGCCGACAACTGCCGATCGCGGTCGCCGTCGTCGCCGGCAAGATTCACAACGCGCGACAAGTGCTGCTACGCGCGGCCCGAGACACCAGCGGACACCGACAGACCACGCTGCGGGCGAGCGCCGAACTGCTGGCCGGGCGGCTCGAACTTCTCGCCACCGCAGCCAGCACCAACGAAGTACTCGGCGTCGAGGGCATCGCCGCACGCGACTACTTCGCCGCCATGCCGTACCTGCTCAGCGAAAGCAAAGACTGGAAAGCCTCCGGACGGAACAAACGACCACCCACCGACCCGCTGAACTGCCTGCTCTCCTTCCTGTACGGCATGCTCCGCGTCGCCGTCCAAGGCGCACTCAACCAGGTCGGACTCGATCCGTACATCGGCTTCCTACACGCCGTCCGGCCAGGCAAGCCCGCCCTCGCCCTAGACATGATGGAAGAATTCCGGCCACTACTGGCCGACCGGCTCGCACTCACCATGCTCAACCGGCGCGAGCTAACCCCCACCGACTTCGAGGAACTGCCAAACAAGGCATACCGACTCACAGACAGCGGACGCAAGACCGTGTTGGCCGCCTGGCAGCAGAGCAGACAGCGAAACTGGCCCCACGCGCAGCTCGGCCGGGAGGTACCCGCCGCACTGCTGCCGCTAGTACAGGCCCGGCTGCTCGCCCGTCACCTCCGCGGAGACCTCGTTGCGTACCAGCCATGGACGGTAAACTGATCCATGGACCTGCTCGTCACGTACGACGTCGAGACCGTCACCCCGCAGGGGCAACGCCGACTACGCAAGGTCGCCAAGATCTGTGAGGCGTACGGCCACCGTGTGCAGAAATCGGTGTTCGAGGTCGTCTGCCGCGAAACCGACAAGGTACGCATGGTCGCCGCGCTCCAGGAGGCCATCGACCCGACCCAGGACAGCATCCGGATCTACCGGCTGCCAACCCACGCGCTCGACGACGTCGAACACCTCGGCAAGCCACGGCTGATCGACCCACGGGGAGCATTGGTGATCTAGGAACCCCAAGTGAACGCGGAAACCCCAGGGGGTTCGGAGTCAAGAAATCTGGAACAGATGAACAAAACGGACCGCAGATCAAGCAAATATGCATCGTCAGATCGCTATCTTTGCTGCTCGCGAGCCGCTGCGCCCGGCCTCCGCGCCGGGCGAGGATCGCAACTCGACGCGCAAGGCATCGACCCTGCGGCGGAGGGCCGGCGCTGCGCCCGGCCTCCGCGCCGGGCGAGGATCGCAACGTCGCCCTGGCGCTCATGCTCTTCAGCCAGATCGCCGGCTGCGCCCGGCCTCCGCGCCGGGCGAGGATCGCAACCGGCCGATCAGGCCGGAGTACGGCCCGGCCGGGTTGCGGCTGCGCCCGGCCTCCGCGCCGGGCGAGGATCGCAACGCCGGCGCGCTCGATCGGCGCGGCCGGCAGGTCGAACAGCTGCGCCCGGCCTCCGCGCCGGGCGAGGATCGCAACGCGTTCGCCCCCGCGACCAAGGCCCAGGCCAAGGCTCGCTGCGCCCGGCCTCCGCGCCGGGCGAGGATCGCAACCTCGGGAACTGCTCGCTTCGGGACGCGACCGCGCCAAGCTGCGCCCGGCCTCCGCGCCGGGCGAGGATCGCAACTCGACGACGATCGCCCGGTACCGGTGGTGCTCGGCGAGCTGCGCCCGGCCTCCGCGCCGGGCGAGGATCGCAACGAGGGCGTGGCGATCGGCAACGTCCTCCGCGCTCACCGCTGCGCCCGGCCTCCGCGCCGGGCGAGGATCGCAACTTCATCCTCGCTGCGGGCGTGTGGCGCCCCGACAGCTGGCTGCGCCCGGCCTCCGCGCCGGGCGAGGATCGCAACGCTGTGTGATGTTCGCGTAGGTGACGCTGCTGCCAGGGAGCTGCGCCCGGCCTCCGCGCCGGGCGAGGATCGCAACCTCTGAAGGGAGAGCCACCCCCATGGCCAAGGGAAAGCTGCGCCCGGCCTCCGCGCCGGGCGAGGATCGCAACTGGTCGCTTTCGCACCTCACTCGCTATTCGGGTATGCCGCTGCGCCCGGCCTCCGCGCCGGGCGAGGATCGCAACCCGCTCGTCGAGAGTGGTCGCGTCGCGGGCTGCGGCGGGCTGCGCCCGGCCTCCGCGCCGGGCGAGGATCGCAACTCCTGCTTTCCACTCATGGCCTGCTTCACCTGCGACAGGCTGCGCCCGGCCTCCGCGCCGGGCGAGGATCGCAACCTCGTGCACTGCGCCCCCGCCCGGCCCACCCGGCCGGGGCTGCGCCCGGCCTCCGCGCCGGGCGAGGATCGCAACGCCGACAGCGACCCGGAGGACTCCGACAGTCGGTGCATCGAGCTGCGCCCGGCCTCCGCGCCGGGCGAGGATCGCAACCCCTGGGCAGCAGGAGTGATCGTGATCTACCGCAAGGCTGCTGCGCCCGGCCTCCGCGCCGGGCGAGGATCGCAACCTCGGCGGTGTTGCCGTGGGTGCGTGGTGGCGGGCCGGGCGCTGCGCCCGGCCTCCGCGCCGGGCGAGGATCGCAACCTCCGATCCAGCCCGTATCTCGTCCACCTGGTGCCGCAGCTGCGCCCGGCCTCCGCGCCGGGCGAGGATCGCAACAACTCCGCCACCGACGCCCGGCGCGGCTCGATGTCGTGCTGCGCCCGGCCTCCGCGCCGGGCGAGGATCGCAACGGGTGTGGTCGCCGCGGGCGTCGCCGACCTTCGACGCGCTGCGCCCGGCCTCCGCGCCGGGCGAGGATCGCAACGGATCGGCGAGGGTTCGCAGGATGCGCCGGATCTCGGGGCTGCGCCCGGCCTCCGCGCCGGGCGAGGATCGCAACATGGCGTAGGTGAGCGCGGCGGCGGGGTCCATCTCGAGCTGCGCCCGGCCTCCGCGCCGGGCGAGGATCGCAACCTTCGTACCGACGCGGAGCTGCCGTTCGGTGTGCCCGTGCTGCGCCCGGCCTCCGCGCCGGGCGAGGATCGCAACAAAGACATGGCCCACGTCTAACCACCCCTTGAGGAGATGCTGCGCCCGGCCTCCGCGCCGGGCGAGGATCGCAACGTCTGGTCGATGCGGCGCAGCGCCTCGGACTCGTCGCTGCGCCCGGCCTCCGCGCCGGGCGAGGATCGCAACCTACGGCGCTGTGGTGTCGGCGCTGGTGCTCGACGTGCTGCGCCCGGCCTCCGCGCCGGGCGAGGATCGCAACCTGCTGACCACTGGTCAGACCGTCGCGCGGATGATGTCGCTGCGCCCGGCCTCCGCGCCGGGCGAGGATCGCAACGTCGGCAGGAACCGGCCCTCGGGGTCCTCGGTGAGCGGCTGCGCCCGGCCTCCGCGCCGGGCGAGGATCGCAACGCGGGCAGGCGGAGGCCGACGTGGCCGGCGGCGACGAGCTGCGCCCGGCCTCCGCGCCGGGCGAGGATCGCAACCGCGGCGTCCACGCCAGCACGGGTACGCCGTTCTCCGTGCTGCGCCCGGCCTCCGCGCCGGGCGAGGATCGCAACACCGACGCTGACCAGCTCAACCTCGTAGGCGACGACCTGCTGCGCCCGGCCTCCGCGCCGGGCGAGGATCGCAACCGTGTATTCGACGGCCACCCTGTCAACCCGCGTGGGCGCGCTGCGCCCGGCCTCCGCGCCGGGCGAGGATCGCAACTACGTCGACGGCAAGGAAGTCATCCAGTCGATCGACAGCTGCGCCCGGCCTCCGCGCCGGGCGAGGATCGCAACTGATTGCTTGCCCAGCCTTGCTGAGGCACCTTCAAGGGGGCTGCGCCCGGCCTCCGCGCCGGGCGAGGATCGCAACTTCACCGAGCCGCCCTCGGTGGTAAGCAGCGCCGACAGGCTGCGCCCGGCCTCCGCGCCGGGCGAGGATCGCAACACGGTGGGAACACCCATGCCGAACCGGCGCGACGACGGCTGCGCCCGGCCTCCGCGCCGGGCGAGGATCGCAACGCGAACTGATCGAAGACCTCACCGACCCCGACCCGTGGCTGCGCCCGGCCTCCGCGCCGGGCGAGGATCGCAACGTGCCGGAGGACCGTGTCGAGGACCTGGAGCGGCGCCGCTGCGCCCGGCCTCCGCGCCGGGCGAGGATCGCAACGGCGTTCGCCAGCGTTTGCGGGTCAGCCCGCGCAGCCGGTTGCTGCGCCCGGCCTCCGCGCCGGGCGAGGATCGCAACGATCTCGGCGAGCTGCGCGAGATGCGCGCGGCCGCCGAGGCTGCGCCCGGCCTCCGCGCCGGGCGAGGATCGCAACGATCTCGGTGGCGCGTAGTTGGGCGCTTTTCTCCACCAGCTGCGCCCGGCCTCCGCGCCGGGCGAGGATCGCAACAATGTCGCGGCGTCGTTGGGCGCGGTGGCGCAGAGCAGCTGCGCCCGGCCTCCGCGCCGGGCGAGGATCGCAACGACGTCATCGGCAAGGACGCGGGGGGCAGCGCCGCGTTGCTGCGCCCGGCCTCCGCGCCGGGCGAGGATCGCAACTCCGCCGCCGACCTGGCGAACTTCGACACCATCGTCAGCCGCTGCGCCCGGCCTCCGCGCCGGGCGAGGATCGCAACTGACTTGCTCGGGACAGCCGGGCGTCCACGATCGCCAGGCTGCGCCCGGCCTCCGCGCCGGGCGAGGATCGCAACTGCGGTGATGTCTATCTGCACGCTGTCTCCTACGCGGGGCTGCGCCCGGCCTCCGCGCCGGGCGAGGATCGCAACGTGGCGTTCGTGGCGCCGAACTTCACTGCGGTCGCGCCGCTGCGCCCGGCCTCCGCGCCGGGCGAGGATCGCAACACCACCCCCGGCGCCACCGCGATGGCCACCGGGAAACGCTGCGCCCGGCCTCCGCGCCGGGCGAGGATCGCAACACCGACCGGGTGCTCGTCGTCTGGCCGCTATAGGGCGGCTGCGCCCGGCCTCCGCGCCGGGCGAGGATCGCAACCCGTAGTCGTGGGCCTCGGACCAGACGGTCTCCTCGGTGCTGCGCCCGGCCTCCGCGCCGGGCGAGGATCGCAACGCCTACCCGGGTGGCCGGTACGAGTCGACAGTTGACGGGCTGCGCCCGGCCTCCGCGCCGGGCGAGGATCGCAACCGCCAGTCTCCGTCGGTCGTGACGTGGAACGCCGCCAGCTGCGCCCGGCCTCCGCGCCGGGCGAGGATCGCAACACCTCTTTCGCGGCGAGCTTCGCCGCTTTCATCCGGGCGCTGCGCCCGGCCTCCGCGCCGGGCGAGGATCGCAACACTGTCGCCCGGCCAGGCCAACCCGACGACGTTGGCCGCTGCGCCCGGCCTCCGCGCCGGGCGAGGATCGCAACCGGGGCCAGGTCGGCGCGCGGGGCCGGCTCGCCGCGCTGCGCCCGGCCTCCGCGCCGGGCGAGGATCGCAACCAGACGACCAGCAGGGACCTGGACCCGCAGTTGCACGTGCTGCGCCCGGCCTCCGCGCCGGGCGAGGATCGCAACGAGTCACCGTTGCCGCGCATCGCCAGGTAGCCGGCCCCGCTGCGCCCGGCCTCCGCGCCGGGCGAGGATCGCAACGCCCGCCCCGGCGACACCATCGTCGTCTACACCCTCGAGCTGCGCCCGGCCTCCGCGCCGGGCGAGGATCGCAACTCCTCGTGGAGGTCGACGGCCGCGTGGTCCGCGTCGGGCTGCGCCCGGCCTCCGCGCCGGGCGAGGATCGCAACCGCCCGGCACGCGGCTGCCTCTTCCGCCACCTTCCGGTGCTGCGCCCGGCCTCCGCGCCGGGCGAGGATCGCAACGAGATCGACGCCTACCTGGTCGACGACGAGAATCCGGGCTGCGCCCGGCCTCCGCGCCGGGCGAGGATCGCAACGACATGTGGGACGAGGACCGGCACATCGTGCGGGGGGCGCTGCGCCCGGCCTCCGCGCCGGGCGAGGATCGCAACCACGAAAACCGAGGGAATCCATCTTCGGCTGGATCAGGCTGCGCCCGGCCTCCGCGCCGGGCGAGGATCGCAACTTGAGCGTCAGCGACAGCGTGGACGTCTCCGCCTGCTCGCTGCGCCCGGCCTCCGCGCCGGGCGAGGATCGCAACTCCCCGTACGAGCGCACGTTTGCCCGCTGGTAGGAGCTGCGCCCGGCCTCCGCGCCGGGCGAGGATCGCAACTTCACCGGCGTGGCCGTGTTCGCGGGCAAGGCCGCCGGCTGCGCCCGGCCTCCGCGCCGGGCGAGGATCGCAACTCGCACCACTCGCGGCCGTCGTCGGTCAGGCCGCACAGGCTGCGCCCGGCCTCCGCGCCGGGCGAGGATCGCAACGGCCAGGCCGTGGCGGACGAGGCCAACAAGTGGCTGTGCTGCGCCCGGCCTCCGCGCCGGGCGAGGATCGCAACGTGGGTGATCCAGCGGCGGAACGTTTTCGCGCCGGGCTGCGCCCGGCCTCCGCGCCGGGCGAGGATCGCAACTTGATCGCCTGCTCGGTCTTGGAGATCTCGGCGGTCAGGCTGCGCCCGGCCTCCGCGCCGGGCGAGGATCGCAACATGAGACTCCTCCTGGTTAGCTCACTGCTCAGCCAGTGCTGCGCCCGGCCTCCGCGCCGGGCGAGGATCGCAACATGAGACTCCTCCTGGTTAGCTCACTGCTCAGCCAGTGCTGCGCCCGGCCTCCGCGCCGGGCGAGGATCGCAACCCTTCGCCATCGTCGCCGTCGCCCTTCACCAGCCCGGCTGCGCCCGGCCTCCGCGCCGGGCGAGGATCGCAACGACTACAGCCCGGACATGACCGTCCTGCGCGGCGCCTGGCTGCGCCCGGCCTCCGCGCCGGGCGAGGATCGCAACACCCGGTCCGGATCGACCTTCGGGTCCTCGGTCGGGATGCTGCGCCCGGCCTCCGCGCCGGGCGAGGATCGCAACACGATGTCGCTGCAGACCCTCGCCGAGGAGGTCGCCGAGCTGCGCCCGGCCTCCGCGCCGGGCGAGGATCGCAACGTCGTGGTCGCGCCCAGCCACGGCCGCACCCACGACGCTGCGCCCGGCCTCCGCGCCGGGCGAGGATCGCAACGGCAAGAGCCTCGACGCGACGGAGAAGGACGCCCAGGGCTGCGCCCGGCCTCCGCGCCGGGCGAGGATCGCAACAGGAACACCTGCGGCACCTTGAACCGGATCGTCTCCGCGCTGCGCCCGGCCTCCGCGCCGGGCGAGGATCGCAACACCCCGAGCGACGCGGCGCATGATGTCAATCTCCCTGGCTGCGCCCGGCCTCCGCGCCGGGCGAGGATCGCAACTTGAACTGGGTACGCAGGAAGGCGTGGACCTGGTCGAGCTGCGCCCGGCCTCCGCGCCGGGCGAGGATCGCAACCTTGCCGGCCAGCTGGATACGCAGCTGGTCCCGCTCGCTGCGCCCGTGTCAACGACATTCGAAATTTGACCCTTTAGCGGCGGCCGAAATTTGACCCCCCTGGTTGTTTATCGGTCGTCGTTGGTGGCTGCGGGGACGCGGCCGAGGTCGCGGTTTTTGAGGCGGTAGCTGTCTCCTTTCAGGCTGATGACTTCGGCGTGGTGGACGAGGCGGTCGATCATGGCGGCGGCGACGGTGTCGTCGCCGAAGACCTCGCCCCAGCGGCCGAAGGGTTTGTTAGAGGTGACGATGAGGCTGGCGCGTTCGTAGCGGGCGGAGATGAGTTGGAAGAACAGGTTCGCGGCTTCGGGTTCGAACGGGATGTAGCCGACCTCGTCGATGATGATCAGTGGGATGCGGCCGAGTTTGGTGATCTCGTCTTGTAGTCGGCCGGCGTTGTGCGCGGTGGCCAGTCGGGCGACCCATTCGGCGGCGGTGGCGAACGCGACGCGGTGGCCGGCTTGGCAGGCACGGATGCCCAGGCCGGTGGCGAGGTGGGTCTTGCCGGTGCCGGGAGGGCCGAGGAACACCACGTTGTCTCGGGCGGCGACGAAGTCGAGGGTGCCCAAGTGGGCGAGGAGGTCGCGTTTCAACGAGCGCTGGTGGTCGAAGTCGAACTCTTCCAGGGCCTTCCGGGCGGGGAAGCGGGCGGCGCGGATGCGGCCCTCACCGCCGTGGGACTCCCGGGCGGCGACCTCACGGTGGAGGCAGGCGGCCAGGAATTCCTCGTGTGTCCAGTTCTCGGTGCGGGCGCGGTCGGCCAGTCGGGTGACGGCGTCACGCAGGGTCGGCGCCTTGAGCGCGCGGGTCAGGTAGGCGATCTCGGCGGTGGTGTCCCGGCTGGTCGCCGTGCCGATACCTCCGGGGTGGGTGGTGGTCTTGGTGGGCATCAGGCCACCGCCTGTCGCGTGGCCGGTTCGCAGTCGGCGATGGTCCAGACGTGGACCGGATGGCCGGCGATGGTGCCGTGGGCCTCGATCCACGTGTGCGGGCCGCCGGCGCGGCGGTGCACCGGCGTCGACAACGCGTGGGCGTAGGCGGCCACGACCGCCGCCCGGGCCGCTTCGGTGCCGGTGCGGGCCGGGACCTGGATGTCGATGTCGACGTCGGCCACGGTCACCGACACGCGTTGCGTGCCGACGGCGTCCATCAACGCGGCGGTGGCCAGCAAGGACGCGGCGGCGGTCAGCGCACTCGCCTGCGCCGCCGTGGTGGTGGGGGTCATCAGGCCACCTCCGCCAGGTCGTCGCCGCTGGTGCCGAGGATCCGGTCGTAGTCGGCCAGGTCCCGACACGCCACCTGGGCCGCGGCGCGGCCTCGGGGCCGGTCTTGATACGCCTGCCGCATCACCGTTGCCGCCTTCGCGTGCTCGGGGTCGGTGATGGTCTGCTGCCGGGCCCAGCACCGTTCGTGCTCGCCGACCAGAACACCGGAGCGCAGGACGCGCACGGTGTGCAGATCGGCGGTGACCTCGACCCGGTGTCCCACGGCGTTTGGGTGCACCGAGTAGTCGCAACTGTCGAGCCGGACGTAGTGGTCACGTCCGAGTCGTACCGTGTGCCGCCAGCCGATCGCCGTGGCCTCGCTCGGCGGCAACGCGCCCATCGCGGCCCGGTCCGCGCCGATCCGATCGGCCGGCGCCGCCGCATCGAGTGCCCGCTTCGGCCGGGTGTTGGCCAGGGCGATCCAATCAGCCAACTGGATGTTGAAATCGGCCACGCTGGCGAACCGGCGTCCGGGCAGGAAGGAG
This Micromonospora olivasterospora DNA region includes the following protein-coding sequences:
- the istB gene encoding IS21-like element helper ATPase IstB, which encodes MPTKTTTHPGGIGTATSRDTTAEIAYLTRALKAPTLRDAVTRLADRARTENWTHEEFLAACLHREVAARESHGGEGRIRAARFPARKALEEFDFDHQRSLKRDLLAHLGTLDFVAARDNVVFLGPPGTGKTHLATGLGIRACQAGHRVAFATAAEWVARLATAHNAGRLQDEITKLGRIPLIIIDEVGYIPFEPEAANLFFQLISARYERASLIVTSNKPFGRWGEVFGDDTVAAAMIDRLVHHAEVISLKGDSYRLKNRDLGRVPAATNDDR
- the cas1c gene encoding type I-C CRISPR-associated endonuclease Cas1c — protein: MTELLNTLYVQTPGTSLHLDGDTVRVYHPDQPGRRLLPLVRLDHLVLFSGVTPSDDLLLRCADDGRSVSWLTGSGRFRAGLVGPTHGNPLLRQAQHRTADSPGRQLPIAVAVVAGKIHNARQVLLRAARDTSGHRQTTLRASAELLAGRLELLATAASTNEVLGVEGIAARDYFAAMPYLLSESKDWKASGRNKRPPTDPLNCLLSFLYGMLRVAVQGALNQVGLDPYIGFLHAVRPGKPALALDMMEEFRPLLADRLALTMLNRRELTPTDFEELPNKAYRLTDSGRKTVLAAWQQSRQRNWPHAQLGREVPAALLPLVQARLLARHLRGDLVAYQPWTVN
- the cas2 gene encoding CRISPR-associated endonuclease Cas2, which encodes MDLLVTYDVETVTPQGQRRLRKVAKICEAYGHRVQKSVFEVVCRETDKVRMVAALQEAIDPTQDSIRIYRLPTHALDDVEHLGKPRLIDPRGALVI